From one Nocardioides yefusunii genomic stretch:
- a CDS encoding GTP-binding protein: protein MVVAGGFGVGKTTLVGSVSEIDPLRTEALVTGESEGIDDLSAVPSKATTTVAMDFGRITLGEDLILYLFGTPGQKRFWFMWDDLCLGAIGAIVLVDTNRLDEAFSPLDYFEEKGLPFIVALNQFDSGPQYELEQVREALALAPHVPMMRIDARDRDSAKSALIRVTEYALERLAAQVPVS, encoded by the coding sequence ATCGTCGTCGCCGGCGGCTTCGGCGTCGGCAAGACCACCTTGGTCGGCTCCGTCTCCGAGATCGACCCACTGCGAACCGAGGCACTCGTCACCGGCGAGTCCGAAGGCATCGACGACCTGTCGGCAGTACCCTCCAAGGCGACCACCACGGTCGCCATGGACTTCGGTCGCATCACCCTCGGCGAGGACCTGATCCTCTACCTGTTCGGCACGCCGGGCCAGAAGCGGTTCTGGTTCATGTGGGACGACCTGTGCCTGGGCGCCATCGGCGCCATCGTGTTGGTCGACACCAACCGTCTGGACGAGGCGTTCTCGCCGCTGGACTACTTCGAGGAGAAGGGGCTGCCCTTCATCGTCGCGCTGAACCAGTTCGACTCCGGCCCGCAGTACGAGCTCGAGCAGGTCCGCGAGGCCCTCGCCCTGGCCCCGCACGTGCCGATGATGCGGATCGACGCCCGCGACCGCGACTCCGCAAAGAGTGCCCTCATCCGGGTCACCGAGTACGCCCTCGAGCGCCTCGCCGCCCAGGTGCCCGTGAGCTGA
- a CDS encoding roadblock/LC7 domain-containing protein: MTTDTSNADSGLNWIVSKFIAEVPGTAHAVLVSADGLLMAASDRLPADRAEQVAAVSSGLASLAVGASRLFEGGPVLQTVIEMELGYLLLMSVGDGSNLAVLTQDSADIGQVGYEMALLVDRVGRMVQAQARVPLPTV; the protein is encoded by the coding sequence ATGACCACCGACACCTCCAACGCGGATTCGGGCCTGAACTGGATCGTCAGCAAGTTCATCGCCGAGGTCCCCGGTACCGCACACGCGGTCCTGGTCTCGGCCGACGGCCTGCTGATGGCCGCCAGCGACCGACTCCCCGCCGACCGCGCCGAGCAGGTCGCGGCCGTCTCGTCCGGTCTGGCCTCCCTGGCCGTGGGCGCCTCGCGGCTCTTCGAGGGCGGACCGGTCCTGCAGACCGTCATCGAGATGGAGCTGGGCTACCTGCTGCTCATGAGCGTGGGCGACGGTTCCAACCTGGCCGTCCTCACCCAGGACTCCGCCGACATCGGTCAGGTCGGCTACGAGATGGCGCTCCTGGTGGACCGCGTGGGTCGCATGGTCCAGGCACAGGCCCGCGTCCCCCTCCCCACCGTCTGA
- the uvrB gene encoding excinuclease ABC subunit UvrB translates to MRPVTDLERRVAPFDVVSEYQPSGDQPTAIAEITRRINDGEKDVVLLGATGTGKTATVAWVAEQLQRPMLVLQPNKTLAAQFANELRHLFPENAVEYFVSYYDYYQPEAYVPQTDTYIEKDSSINEEVERLRHSATNSLLTRRDVIVVSTVSCIYGLGTPQEYVDRMVRLKVGQEQDRDLLLRQLVDNQYVRNDLAFTRGTFRVRGDTLEVFPVYEEMAIRIEFFGDEIERLMTLHPVTGDVITTDEEIHIFPATHYVAGPERMERAIATIEAELVERLGEFERQGKLLEAQRLRMRTTYDVEMMRQVGSCSGIENYSLHMDGRPRGSAPNTLIDYFPEDFVLVVDESHVAVPQIGGMYEGDMSRKRNLVDHGFRLPSAMDNRPLRWEEFLERIGQTIYLSATPGNYELDRIGGAENAVQQIIRPTGLIDPEVIVKPTQGQIDDLIGEIRLRVEKDERVLVTTLTKKMSEDLTDYLLDAGIRTRYLHSEVDTLKRIDLLRELRMGEYDVLVGINLLREGLDLPEVSLVAILDADKEGFLRSDKSLIQTIGRAARNVSGQVHMYADKITRSMENAINETNRRREIQVAYNLEHGIDPQPLRKKIADITEMLAREDETTQELLQTWADVGQKGRAGGVKPKVAPTPQLGTLHERNPDTAGIPSSDLAELIQQLTDQMKSAAAELQFEVAARLRDEIGDLKKELRQMMEATR, encoded by the coding sequence ATGCGCCCTGTGACCGACCTCGAGCGCCGCGTCGCTCCCTTCGACGTGGTGTCGGAGTACCAGCCCTCCGGCGACCAGCCGACCGCGATCGCCGAGATCACCCGGCGGATCAACGACGGCGAGAAGGACGTGGTGCTCCTGGGTGCCACCGGTACCGGAAAGACGGCCACGGTCGCGTGGGTCGCCGAGCAGCTGCAGCGCCCGATGCTGGTGCTCCAGCCGAACAAGACCCTCGCCGCCCAGTTCGCCAACGAACTGCGTCATCTCTTCCCCGAGAACGCGGTCGAGTACTTCGTCTCCTACTACGACTACTACCAACCTGAGGCGTACGTCCCCCAGACCGACACCTACATCGAGAAGGACTCCTCCATCAACGAGGAGGTCGAGCGACTGCGACACTCCGCGACCAACTCGCTGCTGACGCGTCGCGACGTCATCGTGGTCTCCACCGTCTCCTGCATCTACGGCCTGGGCACGCCGCAGGAGTACGTCGACCGGATGGTGCGGCTCAAGGTCGGACAGGAACAGGACCGTGACCTGCTGCTGCGCCAGCTCGTCGACAACCAGTACGTCCGCAACGACCTCGCCTTCACCCGCGGCACCTTCCGGGTGCGCGGGGACACCTTGGAGGTGTTCCCGGTGTACGAGGAGATGGCGATCCGGATCGAGTTCTTCGGCGACGAGATCGAACGTCTGATGACGCTGCACCCAGTGACCGGCGACGTCATCACCACCGACGAGGAGATCCACATCTTCCCCGCCACCCACTACGTCGCAGGTCCCGAACGCATGGAACGGGCGATCGCCACGATCGAGGCCGAACTCGTCGAGCGGTTGGGAGAGTTCGAGCGCCAGGGCAAGTTGCTCGAGGCCCAGCGTCTGAGGATGCGCACCACCTACGACGTCGAGATGATGCGTCAGGTCGGGTCCTGCTCGGGGATCGAGAACTACTCCCTGCACATGGACGGACGCCCGCGCGGGTCCGCCCCCAACACCCTCATCGACTACTTCCCCGAAGACTTCGTCCTCGTCGTCGACGAGTCGCACGTCGCGGTGCCCCAGATCGGCGGCATGTACGAGGGCGACATGTCCCGCAAGCGCAACCTGGTCGACCACGGGTTCCGGCTCCCCTCCGCGATGGACAACCGCCCCCTGCGTTGGGAGGAGTTCCTGGAACGCATCGGCCAGACGATCTACCTCTCCGCGACGCCGGGCAACTACGAACTCGACCGGATCGGTGGCGCCGAGAACGCCGTCCAGCAGATCATCCGACCCACCGGACTCATCGACCCCGAGGTGATCGTCAAGCCCACCCAGGGCCAGATCGACGACCTCATCGGCGAGATCCGGCTCCGCGTCGAGAAGGACGAACGCGTCCTGGTCACCACCCTGACCAAGAAGATGTCCGAGGACCTCACCGACTACCTCCTCGACGCAGGCATCCGGACCCGTTACCTGCACTCCGAGGTCGACACCCTCAAGCGCATCGACCTGCTGCGCGAACTGCGGATGGGCGAGTACGACGTGCTCGTCGGCATCAACCTGCTCCGGGAAGGTCTCGACCTGCCGGAGGTGTCGCTGGTGGCGATCCTCGACGCCGACAAGGAAGGATTCCTGCGCTCGGACAAGTCCCTGATCCAGACGATCGGACGTGCGGCCCGCAACGTCTCGGGACAGGTGCACATGTACGCGGACAAGATCACCCGCTCCATGGAGAACGCGATCAACGAGACCAACCGTCGTCGTGAGATCCAGGTGGCCTACAACCTCGAGCACGGCATCGACCCGCAGCCGCTGCGCAAGAAGATCGCAGACATCACCGAGATGCTCGCCCGCGAGGACGAGACCACCCAGGAACTGCTCCAGACCTGGGCCGACGTCGGGCAGAAGGGTCGGGCCGGGGGTGTGAAGCCGAAGGTGGCCCCCACGCCGCAACTGGGCACCCTGCACGAGCGAAACCCCGACACCGCGGGCATCCCCAGCAGCGATCTGGCCGAACTGATCCAGCAGCTCACCGACCAGATGAAATCGGCCGCCGCTGAACTCCAGTTCGAGGTCGCGGCCCGTCTGCGCGACGAGATCGGAGACCTCAAGAAGGAGCTCCGCCAAATGATGGAAGCGACCCGCTGA
- a CDS encoding DUF742 domain-containing protein, with protein sequence MPTHDPDWEDAPAPRIVRPFTITAGRTRPKVDLPVEATLRLEEHAKDRAWPSAAVAHVVDVCHLRSVAEVSALVSMPIGVVRVLLADLVEAGHVAVQNTLTDKSSSDERRDLIERTLRGLRAF encoded by the coding sequence GTGCCCACCCATGACCCAGACTGGGAGGACGCTCCGGCCCCGCGGATCGTCCGTCCCTTCACGATCACCGCAGGACGTACCCGTCCCAAGGTCGATCTGCCGGTCGAGGCGACCCTCCGCCTGGAGGAGCACGCCAAGGACCGAGCCTGGCCCAGCGCGGCCGTGGCCCACGTCGTCGACGTGTGCCACCTCCGCTCCGTGGCCGAGGTCTCAGCCCTCGTCTCCATGCCCATCGGCGTGGTCCGTGTGCTCCTCGCCGACCTCGTCGAAGCCGGCCACGTGGCCGTCCAGAACACTCTCACCGACAAGTCCTCCAGTGACGAGCGTCGGGATCTGATCGAAAGGACCCTCCGTGGACTTCGCGCCTTCTAA
- a CDS encoding DUF742 domain-containing protein, producing the protein MHHNFGHGQGDTPAPSVVRSFTLTGGRATPVVDLGFEAVVRVQSSGRHRMWPVGPKAEIVAVCDGKSVAEVSAAVKRPIGVVRVLLGDLVSEGHLAVERTITASTSVDDRRELLERTLRGLRTTG; encoded by the coding sequence ATGCATCACAACTTCGGCCACGGTCAAGGCGACACGCCTGCCCCTTCGGTGGTGCGTTCCTTCACTCTGACGGGTGGCCGAGCCACTCCGGTCGTCGATCTGGGCTTCGAAGCCGTCGTCCGGGTCCAGAGCTCCGGGCGGCACCGCATGTGGCCCGTCGGCCCCAAGGCCGAGATCGTCGCCGTCTGCGACGGCAAGTCCGTGGCCGAGGTGTCCGCCGCGGTGAAGCGCCCGATCGGCGTCGTCCGGGTCCTCCTGGGCGACCTCGTCTCCGAAGGCCACCTCGCCGTCGAGCGCACGATCACCGCCTCCACCTCGGTCGACGACCGCCGGGAACTGCTCGAGCGCACCCTGCGTGGGCTCCGCACCACCGGCTGA
- a CDS encoding sensor histidine kinase, which produces MARKKHDEPSSASDVSPSEPDGSADVLQDLASPGDSPSRAPWYQISGWRLRNKIALSLAFPMIAASWFATDKAIESYLVQQSHEATAEQVRVLAPALDFLYAAENSYVQTLHTEVGSPERLAAVDEVTQTAQALAAVQGSDALDENQRSKINTLLAWSEQLQDPAARRVTTATTSQATQLHNAVQDYYQTIVAGQVVPEASLQQIAFVMDGHFGLTMQRIYTEPDSTKIRNQTELLQWIGIERGAIDSLVDARPAGDPDATSLTSQNVQRPPVVAQGNGELRYTPALDLYNSINRVAVDEALAALDENAAEARAKALLNMAILLGSLAVTMLLAWLIARLIVNPVRRVRDGALNVANDALPRAVAQIRAGEEPDAIIPIDVTTDEEMGQLARAVDDLHRAAVGLASGEARLRSQVGEMFVTLSRRNTSLINQQLGLIEELERDEQDPRRLESLFRLDHLAARMRRTAESLVILSDAPVRLRDAAPLSVTDSLQAATAGVQEYQRVELRGATTTQIVGAAANDVVHLLTELIDNALSFSPPTAPVQVSTTTDGSSVTIAISDGGLGMPADMLRQLNEMLAQQVGVTPDAARRMGLFVVSRLARRHDLGVSLSENGRGGVTATVVIPAALIVGATPTLTTPNAAPAAGLPAPVLNAPVNDAPVFDAPDALSAPVADEAAAVAPLASVDMFAPLADEAKASAPVQAEPFKAQPVRAPAARTAPDPLSDPLTDPLTDPLPPLPVADKAPAPSPFGGLLPKRRPGATVPDRTAAVNPMGDSLFGGGDKPSGGLFSRSENAPASPAPAADPLSDPIVEQVAEPAVEQVAEPAVEETAVPEAEIVPLVAWTPSTLTEDLTPATGHFNHEATPVAEEAAEQRGDEERVVEPETPATRASVSSLELPPLALRATHADVDEPVTPATTDNSVSMFGDVGADTRTLPVRDPQDNPVAAARMGMFNALAKGSARAERSSLTDTTASPQSAAAPAGDGTQGEEHDGEAPSSWLSGQGTGFVNSSADAGWAAAEQVAKHVETRRTEAGLPQRRPGQRLVPGAVAPTRTTPPRDPEAIRRRLASHAAGVSRGRTATVTPTTPAQEEGQS; this is translated from the coding sequence ATGGCAAGGAAGAAGCACGACGAACCGTCGTCCGCGTCCGACGTCTCGCCGTCCGAGCCCGACGGCTCCGCGGACGTCCTCCAGGACCTCGCGTCCCCGGGGGACTCCCCCTCCCGCGCCCCTTGGTACCAGATCTCCGGCTGGCGACTGCGCAACAAGATTGCGCTCTCCCTGGCCTTCCCGATGATCGCCGCGTCCTGGTTCGCCACCGACAAGGCGATCGAGTCCTACCTCGTCCAGCAGTCCCACGAGGCGACCGCCGAGCAGGTCCGAGTCCTCGCGCCCGCTCTCGACTTCCTCTACGCGGCCGAGAACTCCTACGTCCAGACGCTGCACACCGAGGTCGGCTCGCCCGAGCGTCTCGCTGCCGTCGACGAGGTCACCCAGACCGCCCAGGCACTCGCCGCGGTCCAGGGCAGCGACGCCCTCGACGAGAACCAGCGCTCGAAGATCAACACCCTGCTGGCCTGGTCCGAGCAGTTGCAGGACCCCGCAGCCCGCCGTGTCACCACCGCGACCACGTCGCAGGCGACCCAGCTCCACAACGCGGTCCAGGACTACTACCAGACCATCGTCGCCGGCCAGGTCGTCCCCGAGGCGTCGCTGCAACAGATCGCGTTCGTGATGGACGGCCACTTCGGCCTGACCATGCAGCGCATCTACACCGAGCCTGACAGCACCAAGATCCGCAACCAGACCGAGTTGCTGCAGTGGATCGGCATCGAACGCGGCGCGATCGACTCCCTCGTCGACGCCCGCCCCGCCGGTGACCCCGACGCCACCAGCCTCACCTCGCAGAACGTCCAGCGCCCGCCCGTCGTGGCTCAGGGCAACGGCGAGTTGCGCTACACCCCGGCACTCGACCTCTACAATTCCATCAACCGCGTCGCCGTCGACGAGGCCCTCGCGGCTCTCGACGAGAACGCTGCCGAGGCCCGTGCCAAGGCGCTCCTCAACATGGCCATCCTGCTCGGCTCACTGGCCGTCACGATGCTGCTCGCCTGGCTGATCGCCCGCCTCATCGTCAACCCGGTCCGCCGGGTGCGCGACGGCGCGCTGAACGTCGCCAACGACGCCCTCCCCCGAGCGGTCGCCCAGATCCGTGCCGGCGAGGAGCCGGACGCGATCATCCCGATCGACGTCACCACCGACGAGGAGATGGGCCAGCTGGCCCGCGCCGTGGACGACCTGCACCGCGCCGCCGTCGGCCTCGCCTCGGGTGAAGCACGACTGCGCTCCCAGGTCGGCGAGATGTTCGTGACGCTCTCGCGCCGCAACACCTCGCTCATCAACCAGCAGCTCGGCCTGATCGAGGAGCTGGAGCGCGACGAGCAGGACCCGCGTCGTCTCGAGAGCCTGTTCCGTCTCGACCACCTCGCGGCCCGCATGCGTCGTACCGCCGAGTCGCTCGTCATCCTGTCCGACGCCCCGGTGCGTCTGCGTGACGCCGCTCCGCTCTCGGTCACCGACTCCCTGCAGGCAGCCACCGCTGGCGTGCAGGAGTACCAGCGAGTCGAGCTCCGTGGTGCCACCACCACACAGATCGTCGGCGCTGCCGCGAACGACGTGGTCCACCTGCTCACCGAGCTCATCGACAACGCTCTCTCGTTCTCCCCGCCGACCGCTCCGGTCCAGGTGAGCACCACCACCGACGGCAGCTCCGTCACGATCGCCATCTCCGACGGCGGTCTCGGCATGCCGGCCGACATGCTGCGCCAGCTCAACGAGATGCTCGCCCAGCAGGTCGGCGTCACCCCTGACGCCGCACGTCGGATGGGTCTCTTCGTGGTCTCGCGTCTCGCGCGCCGCCACGATCTCGGCGTCTCCCTCAGCGAGAACGGCCGCGGCGGCGTCACCGCCACCGTGGTGATCCCTGCCGCCCTGATCGTGGGTGCCACGCCGACGCTCACCACGCCGAACGCGGCCCCCGCGGCCGGGCTGCCCGCACCCGTGCTCAACGCCCCCGTGAACGACGCCCCCGTCTTCGACGCTCCGGACGCGCTGAGCGCCCCTGTTGCCGACGAGGCCGCCGCGGTGGCCCCGCTGGCATCGGTCGACATGTTCGCCCCGCTCGCCGACGAGGCCAAGGCCTCTGCTCCGGTCCAGGCCGAGCCGTTCAAGGCCCAGCCGGTCAGGGCGCCAGCCGCACGCACCGCACCGGACCCGCTCAGTGACCCGCTGACGGACCCGCTGACGGACCCGCTGCCACCGCTCCCCGTAGCCGACAAGGCTCCTGCCCCGTCACCGTTCGGTGGGCTGCTGCCCAAGCGCCGTCCCGGCGCGACTGTGCCCGACCGTACGGCTGCTGTGAACCCGATGGGCGACTCGCTCTTCGGTGGAGGCGACAAGCCGAGCGGTGGACTGTTCTCCCGCAGCGAGAACGCCCCCGCCTCCCCGGCTCCTGCCGCCGACCCGCTCTCGGACCCGATCGTCGAGCAGGTCGCCGAGCCGGCTGTCGAGCAGGTCGCCGAGCCGGCTGTCGAGGAAACGGCGGTGCCTGAGGCAGAGATCGTCCCGCTCGTCGCCTGGACCCCGTCCACGCTCACCGAGGACCTGACCCCGGCCACGGGCCACTTCAACCACGAGGCCACCCCGGTGGCCGAGGAAGCCGCTGAGCAGCGGGGCGACGAGGAGCGGGTCGTGGAGCCGGAGACCCCGGCCACCCGGGCGTCCGTCTCGTCGCTGGAGCTTCCGCCCCTGGCGTTGCGCGCCACCCATGCCGACGTCGACGAGCCGGTCACCCCGGCCACCACCGACAACAGCGTGAGCATGTTCGGTGACGTTGGCGCCGACACCCGCACCCTGCCGGTCCGTGACCCCCAGGACAACCCCGTCGCGGCCGCCCGGATGGGCATGTTCAACGCACTCGCCAAGGGCTCCGCACGCGCCGAGCGTTCGTCCTTGACCGACACGACCGCCTCCCCGCAGTCCGCCGCAGCCCCGGCTGGCGACGGCACTCAGGGCGAGGAGCACGACGGGGAGGCCCCGTCGTCCTGGCTCAGCGGCCAGGGAACCGGTTTCGTGAACAGCTCCGCCGACGCCGGCTGGGCCGCAGCGGAGCAGGTCGCCAAGCACGTTGAGACCCGCAGGACCGAGGCCGGCCTCCCCCAGCGTCGCCCCGGTCAGCGACTGGTCCCGGGAGCAGTCGCTCCCACCCGGACCACGCCGCCGCGCGACCCCGAAGCAATTCGTCGCCGACTCGCGTCCCACGCAGCCGGCGTCTCCCGCGGACGGACCGCCACCGTCACTCCCACCACCCCTGCACAGGAAGAAGGCCAGTCATGA
- a CDS encoding IS30 family transposase: MSRREAASRVGVHVRTAQDWDHGVRHSGGANVRIYPDGRRVDYTSRRTTMGCVAPVLSVVEKPLHPRFLSLADRERIRDLLSEGRSRREVARRLGRAPSTITREIAANTVSGVYRPYAAQRASAARRPRPKTRKLLLDGPLREFVSQGLRQEWSPEQISNALRKEHPDDQAMRVSHETIYQALYFQARGGLKKEVQAAIRTGRTRRKPHRDPNQRTSRFVDPMVMISERPAEVADRAVPGHWEGDLITGAFNKTAIGTLVERTTRYVMLLHLPNGHTAEEVRDALTAQIETLPAHLRGSLTWDQGAEMAGHKQFTIATGVPVYFCDPASPWQRGSNENTNGLLRQYFPKGTDLSMYGPEDLEHVAQKLNGRPRKTLGWDTPAERLRVLLTS; the protein is encoded by the coding sequence GTGTCGCGCCGGGAGGCCGCTTCCCGAGTCGGGGTGCACGTGCGCACCGCGCAGGACTGGGATCACGGTGTCCGCCACAGCGGTGGGGCCAACGTGCGGATCTATCCCGATGGACGCCGTGTGGACTACACGAGCCGGCGGACCACTATGGGATGTGTGGCCCCTGTGTTGAGTGTTGTCGAGAAGCCGTTACACCCGCGGTTTCTGTCGCTGGCTGATCGCGAGCGGATCCGTGACCTGTTGAGCGAGGGGCGTTCACGTCGCGAGGTCGCTCGCCGGTTGGGGCGTGCACCGTCGACCATCACCCGGGAGATCGCGGCCAACACGGTGTCGGGTGTGTATCGGCCGTACGCTGCCCAACGGGCGTCGGCTGCACGCCGGCCGAGACCCAAGACTCGCAAACTGTTGCTCGACGGTCCGCTGCGTGAATTCGTGTCCCAGGGACTGCGCCAGGAGTGGTCGCCTGAGCAGATCAGTAACGCCCTTCGCAAGGAGCATCCCGATGACCAGGCCATGCGCGTGAGCCACGAAACGATCTACCAGGCGCTGTACTTCCAGGCCCGTGGCGGGCTCAAGAAGGAAGTCCAAGCCGCCATCCGGACCGGACGCACGCGCCGCAAACCGCACCGCGATCCGAACCAACGCACGAGCAGGTTTGTTGATCCGATGGTCATGATCAGTGAGCGTCCTGCTGAGGTTGCTGATCGTGCGGTCCCGGGACACTGGGAGGGCGATCTGATCACGGGCGCGTTTAACAAGACCGCGATCGGGACCCTGGTCGAACGCACCACCCGCTACGTCATGTTGCTGCACCTGCCGAACGGGCACACCGCTGAAGAGGTCAGGGACGCGTTGACGGCCCAGATCGAGACGTTGCCGGCGCACCTGCGGGGATCGTTGACCTGGGACCAGGGCGCGGAAATGGCAGGCCACAAGCAGTTCACGATTGCCACGGGTGTGCCGGTGTACTTCTGTGACCCCGCGTCACCGTGGCAGCGCGGGAGCAACGAGAACACCAACGGGCTCCTGCGTCAGTACTTCCCCAAGGGAACCGATCTGTCGATGTACGGGCCAGAGGATCTGGAGCACGTCGCGCAGAAACTCAATGGCCGTCCACGCAAAACGCTCGGCTGGGATACCCCAGCCGAGCGTCTGCGTGTTCTACTCACCAGCTAA